The following are encoded together in the Citrus sinensis cultivar Valencia sweet orange chromosome 1, DVS_A1.0, whole genome shotgun sequence genome:
- the LOC102613585 gene encoding uncharacterized protein LOC102613585, whose protein sequence is MDPPPLPPLSTAPTTITVTSTTTATVEAPAPTSTHLTYPDSVESSPRSRNADTYDDNNPLPQVPGAKLRLMCSYGGHIIPRPHEKSLCYVSGETRLVVVDRHSSLSSLCSRLSRSLVNGRSFTLKYQLPNEDLDSLVSITTDEDLENMIEEYDRLMATSASALQTSSRIRLFLFFNMPQTAASMGSFLDDAKSETWFVDALNGSGLLPRGHSDTTMECLLNLDSENDLEGAQPEADHDHNKQVQCSLPDSPLVETSSSFGSSSSSPSMSNLPPIRVRVEDQRNGAIEEQFAQMSFAHSGLQKQQQQEEGVVVFSGAPPLMPTGVATAVPPIPDALPTENTSRVLSNDDRSDHGVPAGRLRKPPLPLQPVQYRACAAYNVPSPDSVASDSSIASAASSLSKPSYQQDQGGVASGENRGPNSPTTGSNIRIPSPQTQDSGYLSSAQMDQQQQQQQPQQQHFVHASMHYIPHQATTPVPISSYYPVYASPQQQILHHHPIDQQYPVYVMSPAQTQAPYASVQPNIAEANNVAASSRPLTAVYKEGTPPIYPTKTATQPKPEMQQQYLGYSQIPANQIQQQFVGYSQMQHPSQSIAVASAAIANCGYEYTNPVSHEQVYYTQHQAAPLPSQYQTMTAAAAVAALADASKQLPVDSCNHQIRITPSQPL, encoded by the exons ATGGATCCACCACCTCTTCCTCCCCTCTCCACTGCTCCCACCACCATCACCGTCACCTCCACCACCACCGCCACCGTGGAAGCCCCTGCCCCTACCAGTACCCATCTCACCTACCCGGACTCCGTCGAGTCCTCCCCCCGCTCCCGCAATGCTGACACTTATGATGACAACAACCCACTACCGCAAGTCCCTGGTGCGAAGCTGCGCCTCATGTGTAGCTACGGTGGCCACATCATTCCCCGCCCCCACGAGAAATCCCTCTGCTATGTCTCCGGCGAGACTCGCCTCGTTGTCGTTGACCGCCACTCCTCTCTTTCGTCCCTCTGCTCCCGTCTCTCCCGCTCTCTTGTCAATGGCCGGTCCTTCACGTTAAAATATCAACTTCCTAATGAAGACCTTGACTCTCTTGTTTCCATCACCACTGATGAAGATCTTGAAAACATGATTGAAGAGTATGATCGTTTAATGGCAACATCAGCTTCTGCATTGCAAACTTCATCACGTATccgtttgtttcttttcttcaacATGCCTCAAACCGCAGCTTCAATGGGATCGTTTCTTGATGATGCCAAATCTGAAACATGGTTTGTAGATGCTCTAAATGGTTCCGGGTTGCTTCCTAGAGGCCACTCGGATACAACAATGGAATGCTTACTGAATCTTGatagtgaaaatgatttggagggCGCTCAACCAGAGGCCGATCATGACCACAACAAGCAGGTGCAATGTTCCTTGCCTGATTCACCTCTGGTCGAGACTTCTTCCTCATTTGGCTCGTCTTCCTCGTCGCCTTCAATGTCAAACTTGCCACCTATTCGTGTTCGTGTTGAGGATCAGAGGAATGGGGCCATAGAGGAGCAATTTGCGCAGATGAGTTTTGCTCATAGCGGTTTGCAGAAGCAACAGCAGCAGGAAGAGGGAGTAGTTGTTTTTTCCGGGGCTCCTCCTCTGATGCCAACGGGTGTTGCCACTGCTGTGCCTCCAATTCCTGATGCTCTGCCAACTGAAAACACAAGCAGGGTTCTCTCAAATGATGACAGATCGGATCACGGCGTTCCTGCAGGTCGGCTAAGGAAACCTCCTTTGCCTTTACAGCCAGTGCAATACAGAGCTTGTGCAGCTTACAATGTGCCTTCTCCTGATTCTGTTGCCAG TGATAGCAGCATTGCATCTGCTGCGAGTTCTCTTTCAAAGCCTAGTTACCAACAAGATCAAGGTGGTGTTGCATCTGGAGAGAACAGAGGTCCCAATAGCCCAACCACGGGAAGCAATATTCGAATTCCGAGTCCTCAAACTCAAGATTCCGGGTATCTTTCGTCTGCTCAAATGGAtcagcaacagcagcagcagcagcctCAACAACAACACTTTGTTCATGCaagcatgcattacattcccCACCAGGCCACAACTCCAGTGCCAATTTCATCTTACTATCCAGTGTATGCTTCTCCGCAGCAGCAAATCCTTCACCATCACCCAATTGATCAACAATACCCGGTCTATGTAATGTCCCCTGCCCAAACTCAGGCGCCATACGCGTCCGTGCAACCAAACATAGCTGAAGCCAATAATGTGGCAGCCTCAAGCCGCCCACTTACTGCAGTGTACAAAGAGGGGACTCCGCCAATTTACCCCACAAAGACAGCTACTCAACCTAAACCCGAAATGCAGCAACAATATCTTGGTTACTCTCAAATTCCTGCTAATCAAATTCAGCAACAATTTGTTGGATATTCTCAAATGCAGCATCCATCACAGTCCATTGCTGTTGCTTCTGCTGCTATTGCTAACTGTGGCTATGAGTATACTAATCCTGTATCTCATGAACAAGTTTACTACACTCAACATCAAGCTGCCCCGTTGCCTTCCCAGTATCAAACCATGACAGCAGCGGCAGCAGTTGCAGCCTTAGCAGATGCTTCTAAACAGCTTCCTGTGGATAGCTGCAATCACCAAATCAGAATCACACCCTCACAACCTCTCTAA
- the LOC102613881 gene encoding uncharacterized protein LOC102613881, which translates to MNEEINKVVLENTPKNAQYIEPKIQKELLNIIANKVRHKIREEVVVNVDETKALTLKDEICNVLAQYNLLVENLRGQGEKEIIDLIALKELEIGTGANQVRTLQRARDTRWSSHFTSVSRFIEMFGATLEVLGKMINDGSSRDMRGLKTKSLDILNALNYVSSTKRLLQEFRDSIERSCQQKDYVTVEHHYHFDVFNAVIDFQLMELNSRFSEQTVELLTLSSALDLVDGFK; encoded by the exons ATGAATGAGGAGATTAATAAAGTTGTGTTAGAAAATACTCCTAAAAATGCCCAATACATAGAACCTAAGATTCAAAAGGAGTTATTGAATATTATTGCTAATAAAGTACGGCACAAGATTCGAGAGGAAGTGG TTGTGAATGTTGATGAAACAAAGGCCTTGACTTTAAAGGATGAGATATGCAATGTGCTTGCTCAGTACAATcttttagttgaaaatttaaGAGGTCAAGG agaaaaagaaattatagatTTGATAGCTTTAAAAGAGCTTGAGATTGGTACAGGGGCTAATCAAGTTAGAACTTTACAAAGGGCTAGAGATACACGTTGGAGCTCACATTTTACTTCAGTTAGTAGGTTTATTGAGATGTTTGGTGCAACTCTTGAAGTTTTAGGAAAGATGATTAATGATGGATCTAGTCGAGATATGCGTGGGTTAAAG ACAAAATCATTGGACATCTTGAATGCTTTGAACTATGTCTCAAGTACAAAAAGACTTTTGCAAGAGTTTCGAGATA GTATAGAGCGTTCTTGTCAGCAAAAAGATTATGTTACAGTTGAACATCATTATCACTTTGATGTATTTAATGCTGTAATAGATTTTCAATTGATGGAGTTAAATAGTAGATTCTCTGAGCAAACTGTGGAACTCCTCACTTTGAGCTCGGCATTGGATCTAGTTGATgggttcaaataa